A stretch of the Xiphophorus couchianus chromosome 15, X_couchianus-1.0, whole genome shotgun sequence genome encodes the following:
- the LOC114158851 gene encoding uncharacterized protein LOC114158851: MEQMTDNETNKGDLFKDSNGATLQQSSEPEEEPRRSQRTRKLTERAQELHDTKSKKLQDRFTNTYDKWKVMAKQAKRVINGTPSSDVVQELMSKISCASADVKHSYEELRKCVLPGNEIRRRVDTCDAVSEIILKNASTYLHNKGDHDDQTKDVVWPESGSVFLSSVSNTTSKGSRSLNSASSSSMKSKQSSLSSIRRQEAAAELAATQAALKVLQKIESEQQELENLEEEDRRKMALQEEENVARKKALEEKRRQIERLQTVKKLSAAKARLQVYEQEASSDEEVAELLHNQAVERRRSSGAKRSSYEHTPQAASATALAEAIAESINVSRLPVPEPSVFTGDPLRYKDWKMSFQTLIGRKNIPVNERVYYLRKYVGGSARKAIESYFLLGTDAAYDSAWVILEERFGSSFVIAKAFKDKLASWPKIGPRDSVELRDFSDFLRGCQAAMSQIKSLEVLNTCDENQKLLTKLPDWLVASWNRKVIELEEICNNFPTFSQFVEFITREAKIACSPDKLA, encoded by the coding sequence ATGGAGCAAATGACTGACAATGAAACTAATAAGGGCGACTTATTTAAAGACAGTAATGGCGCAACTCTACAGCAGTCATCTGAACCGGAAGAGGAGCCAAGAAGAAGCCAAAGGACTAGAAAGCTTACTGAAAGGGCTCAAGAACTGCATGATACTAAATCAAAAAAACTGCAAGATCGTTTTACCAATACTTACGATAAATGGAAAGTGATGGCAAAGCAAGCTAAAAGGGTGATAAATGGAACTCCATCTTCTGATGTTGTGCAGGAATTGATGAGTAAGATAAGTTGTGCATCTGCAGATGTGAAGCACAGTTATGAAGAACTGCGCAAATGTGTTCTTCCAGGTAATGAGATCCGTCGCAGAGTAGACACCTGTGATGCTGTATCTGAAATAATCTTGAAAAATGCATCCACTTATCTTCACAACAAGGGAGACCATGATGATCAGACAAAGGATGTTGTCTGGCCTGAGTCTGGTTCTGTGTTTCTATCTTCAGTCTCTAATACTACAAGTAAAGGTTCTCGAAGTTTAAACTCTGCTAGCAGTTCAAGTATGAAGTCCAAACAGTCGAGCCTTTCCTCTATTAGAAGACAGGAGGCTGCTGCAGAGCTAGCTGCTACACAGGCTGCTTTAAAGGTTCTGCAAAAAATAGAAAGTGAACAGCAGGAACTTGAAAATCTTGAAGAAGAAGATAGAAGGAAGATGGCATtacaagaggaagaaaatgtggCAAGAAAGAAAGCACTGGAAGAAAAACGCAGACAAATAGAACGTCTACAGACTGTTAAGAAGTTGAGTGCGGCAAAGGCACGGCTGCAAGTTTATGAACAAGAAGCAAGTTCAGATGAAGAAGTTGCAGAGTTACTTCATAACCAGGCAGTTGAACGACGTCGATCTTCTGGAGCTAAAAGAAGTTCTTATGAACATACACCCCAAGCAGCCAGTGCCACAGCTCTTGCTGAAGCAATAGCAGAGTCTATTAATGTGAGCCGTCTCCCAGTACCTGAACCTTCTGTTTTTACTGGAGACCCACTAAGATACAAGGACTGGAAGATGTCATTTCAAACACTAATAGGTAGGAAAAACATCCCTGTAAATGAAAGAGTTTATTACCTTCGTAAATACGTTGGTGGATCTGCAAGAAAAGCCATTGAAAGTTATTTCTTATTAGGAACCGATGCAGCTTATGATTCAGCATGGGTTATCCTGGAAGAAAGATTTGGAAGCTCCTTTGTGATAGCTAAAGCTTTCAAAGATAAGCTTGCATCGTGGCCTAAAATAGGACCCAGAGACAGTGTTGAACTGAGGGATTTTTCAGACTTTCTTAGGGGTTGCCAGGCTGCAATGTCCCAAATTAAAAGTCTAGAAGTACTGAACACCTGTgatgaaaatcaaaaacttcTCACAAAGCTTCCTGATTGGTTAGTTGCTAGTTGGAACAGAAAGGTGATTGAGCTCGAAGAAATTTGCAATAATTTTCCTACATTCAGTCAGTTTGTGGAGTTCATCACAAGGGAAGCAAAAATAGCTTGCAGTCCA